In Larimichthys crocea isolate SSNF chromosome VI, L_crocea_2.0, whole genome shotgun sequence, one genomic interval encodes:
- the ora2 gene encoding olfactory receptor class A related 2 produces MPSEEFIRGMLYLSLTVVGVPANAAVILAFLLLLYQENRLLPADAIVLHLASVNLVVVGVRCLLEVLASFRLANIFGDVGCKAVIFVYRTSRSLSIWLTFVLSTYQCLSIAPPGSRWASVRTVVAHYLGFVFLFLWLVNTCMSSAAILFSFGTQNDSSLINHGINVQFCYVHFPSKLSKEANGAAQVGRDVVPMALMTLASLIILVFLYKHSQQVKGLRSSTSGGGGGSGGAERRAAKAVVALVTLYVVLYGVDNGLWVYTLTVRKTMKSSLISDLRIFFSSLYAALSPVVIIVSNRKVNDRLRCAVQEKPIQEKATSLSTM; encoded by the coding sequence ATGCCATCGGAAGAGTTCATCCGTGGGATGCTCTATCTATCCCTGACTGTTGTCGGAGTCCCGGCTaatgctgctgtgatcctggCCTTCCTCCTATTACTGTACCAGGAGAACCGGCTCCTCCCAGCCGATGCCATTGTTCTGCACCTGGCCAGTGTCaacctggtggtggtgggtgttCGTTGCCTGCTGGAGGTCCTGGCTTCCTTCCGTCTGGCCAACATCTTCGGGGACGTAGGCTGCAAGGCTGTGATCTTTGTCTACAGAACATCCCGTTCCCTCTCAATCTGGCTCACCTTCGTCCTGAGCACCTACCAGTGCCTGAGCATTGCCCCTCCTGGATCACGCTGGGCCTCTGTCCGCACCGTGGTAGCCCACTATTTGGGCTTTGTGTTCCTTTTCCTCTGGCTTGTCAACACATGCATGAGCTCGGCAGCCATACTCTTCTCCTTTGGTACCCAGAATGACTCCAGCCTAATAAACCACGGCATCAACGTACAATTCTGCTATGTTCACTTTCCTTCAAAATTGTCCAAAGAGGCAAACGGGGCAGCTCAGGTGGGCAGAGATGTGGTGCCTATGGCCCTCATGACTCTAGCCAGTCTGATCATCCTGGTCTTCCTTTACAAGCACAGCCAGCAGGTGAAAGGGCTCCGCAGTAGTACTAGCGGTGGCGGTGGGGGAAGTGGTGGTGCTGAGCGACGAGCTGCCAAAGCCGTGGTAGCACTTGTCACCTTGTATGTGGTTCTCTATGGGGTCGATAATGGTCTTTGGGTCTACACTCTCACTGTGAGGAAGACAATGAAATCCTCTCTGATCTCTGACTTGCGCATATTCTTCTCCTCACTCTATGCAGCACTAAGCCCTGTTGTCATCATTGTATCTAACAGGAAGGTGAATGACAGGCTCAGGTGTGCAGTGCAGGAGAAGCCTATTCAGGAGAAAGCCACGAGTCTCTCTACTATGTGA
- the ora1 gene encoding olfactory receptor class A-like protein 1 — protein sequence MTGAGLGVMDLCVTIKGVSFLLQTGMGILGNTVVLLAYAQIIYTEPKLLPVDMILCHLAFANLMLLLTRCVPQTMTVFGLRDLLNDPGCKVVIYAYRIGRALSVCITCMLSVFQAVTIAPAGPRLSRLKPALPSLVLPTFAGLWLLNMAICIAAPFFSMAPRNGTVPAFTLNLGFCHVDFRDNLSYVINGVAVSTRDFAFVALMLASSGYILLLLHRHSRQVRSIRRSQGGGAETRAAKTVVTLVVLYVVFFGIDNVIWIYMLTVAKVSPVVADMRVFFSSCYASLSPYFIISSNKKVKAKIVCAAEQDQPSTDNQETSDK from the coding sequence ATGACTGGTGCAGGCCTTGGTGTCATGGATCTGTGTGTGACCATCAAAGGGGTCTCCTTCCTCTTGCAAACAGGTATGGGCATCTTAGGGAACACTGTGGTGCTGTTGGCGTACGCCCAGATCATTTACACCGAACCCAAGCTCCTTCCTGTGGACATGATCTTGTGCCACCTGGCATTCGCCAACCTGATGCTGCTACTGACCCGCTGCGTCCCACAGACAATGACTGTGTTTGGGCTGAGGGATCTGCTCAATGATCCAGGCTGCAAGGTGGTGATCTACGCTTATCGCATTGGCCGGGCTTTGTCAGTCTGCATCACCTgcatgctcagtgtgtttcaggCAGTGACAATCGCCCCTGCTGGGCCTCGTTTGTCCAGGTTGAAGCCTGCACTTCCCTCACTGGTCCTCCCTACCTTTGCAGGACTCTGGCTTCTCAACATGGCCATATGCATTGCAGCCCCTTTCTTCTCTATGGCTCCACGTAATGGCACCGTCCCTGCCTTTACGCTCAACTTGGGTTTCTGTCACGTGGACTTCAGAGACAACCTGTCCTATGTGATCAATGGGGTGGCTGTCTCTACCAGGGATTTTGCCTTTGTTGCTTTGATGCTGGCATCAAGCGGTTACATCCTGCTGCTTCTCCACCGCCACAGCCGCCAGGTGAGATCAATCCGTCGCTCTCAGGGCGGTGGGGCAGAGACCAGGGCGGCCAAAACAGTTGTCACCTTGGTGGTTCTGTACGTGGTCTTCTTCGGAATTGACAACGTGATCTGGATCTACATGCTGACGGTTGCGAAGGTGTCACCAGTGGTGGCTGATATGAGGGTGTTCTTTTCCTCCTGCTATGCCTCTCTCAGCCCCTACTTTATCATTTCCTCTAACAAGAAGGTCAAGGCAAAGATCGTGTGTGCAGCTGAGCAAGACCAGCCATCAACGGACAATCAGGAGACGAGTGACAAATGA
- the phtf1 gene encoding putative homeodomain transcription factor 1 produces MARIAWYQEKIGAYDQQVWEKSLEQADLNGLDSKPKKTGHIKPDLIDVDLVRGSTFSKAKPESPWTALTRKGLVRVLLFPFFFQWWIQVTSKSISSCILVLYFMQVAAVVLYFEVPGASASEVFGPVCLMLLLGTVHCQIVSTESSRWPSGSPASSCTTSPARRRRPRKGRGLKKTEEKNDSADTEQQEPWQFEESQRLYRNEERMNKRKSGFGASDELSSEEEEGVQQIEANLPASHQERHPATTWPTSAPVTSVRKRKSNPKPTIRPQEGSGVSTKMKPRELDRLRPNVGSRPASDTDDTMWEELLQGPDSASTGSSDSEGNGRFNAGMAIPQTTLSSDDESLQQGITGNQLSWLQACHPSKDRVSAIIWEQGECKKADMSVLEISGIILTRVKLVEQGMGYLALGGLMTATLALLPFGFRLAQRLDMSNLGSLSPAELVEMAVGPPDVQAYVFFFITAVQRVCLTGLFFFMMCVAERTYKQRLLFAKYFSHLTSARKAKKSEIPHFRLKKVQNIKMWLSLRSFLRRRGPQRSVDVIVSTIFLLALSFSFIICAQLLHSHNTFLESMTNWELMVWGSSLILFLLRLATLGSETNCKYSNSSVLLTEQINLYLKMEKKPNKKEELNIVNNVLKLATKLMKELDTPFRLLGLTVNPLIYNITRVVILSAVSAVVSDLFGFNIRLWKIKS; encoded by the exons ATGGCCAGAATAGCCTGGTACCAAGAGAAG ATTGGGGCCTATGATCAACAAGTCTGGGAGAAATCTCTGGAGCAGGCAGATCTAAAT GGTTTGGACAGCAAACCCAAGAAGACAGGTCACATCAAACCAGACCTCATCGATGTCGACTTAGTAAGAG GGTCAACATTCAGCAAAGCCAAACCAGAGAGTCCCTGGACAGCTCTAACTCGAAAAGGTCTGGTCAGAGTGCTGCTGTTCCCGTTCTTCTTCCAGTGGTGGATCCAGGTGACCTCCAAGTCCATCTCTTCATGTATCCTCGTGCTATACTTCATGCAAG TGGCAGCAGTGGTGTTGTACTTCGAGGTCCCGGGGGCGAGTGCCAGCGAGGTGTTTGGGCCCGTGtgtctgatgctgctgctgggtaCCGTGCACTGCCAGATTGTGTCGACTGAGTCCAGCCGGTGGCCCTCGGGCAGTCCAGCTTCCAGCTGCACCACCAGCCCTGCACGCAGAAGGAG gCCAAGGAAAGGCAGGGGACTGAAAAAAACGGAAGAAAAGAACGACAgcgcagacacagagcagcaggagccCTGGCAGTTTGAAGAAAGCCAACGATTATACAGGAATGAAGAGAGGATG aacaaaagaaagtCAGGATTTGGGGCATCTGACGAGCTCTccagtgaggaagaggagggagttCAACAGATAGAAGCAAATCTTCCAGCCTCTCATCAAGAGAGACACCCTGCTACAACATGGCCGACATCTGCACCCGTCACTTCTGTTAGAAAGAGGAAGTCTAACCCCAAACCCACAATAAGACCTCAG GAAGGCAGCGGAGTTTCCACCAAGATGAAGCCTCGAGAGCTGGATCGGCTCAGGCCGAACGTGGGCTCTCGCCCTGCCTCCGACACTGATGATACAATGTGGGAAGAGCTGCTCCAAGGGCCTGACTCCGCCTCCACGGggagcagtgacagtgaggggAACGGGAGGTTCAACGCTGGCATGGCGATCCCACAAACCACTCTGAGCAGTGATGATGAGAGCCTGCAGCAGGGAATCACCGGA AACCAGCTGTCCTGGCTGCAAGCATGTCACCCATCCAAGGACCGTGTCAGTGCCATAATATGGGAGCAGGGCGAGTGTAAGAAAGCAGACATGTCAGTATTGGAGATCAGTGGGATCATCCTCACTCGG GTGAAGTTGGTGGAGCAGGGTATGGGTTACCTTGCGCTTGGTGGCCTGATGACCGCCACCCTGGCGCTGCTACCCTTCGGTTTCCGGTTGGCTCAGCGACTGGACATGTCGAACCTCGGCTCCCTGTCCCCAGCAGAGCTGGTAGAGATGGCAGTGGGGCCGCCTGACGTTCAGGCCTACgtctttttcttcatcacagCGGTGCAAAGAGTCTGCCTTACGGGACTGTTCTTCTTCATGATGTGTGTGGCGGAGAGAACGTATAAACAG AGACTCTTGTTTGCCAAGTATTTCAGCCACCTCACTTCTGCTCGCAAGGCCAAGAAATCTGAGATCCCTCATTTCAGGCTGAAGAAAGTCCAGAACATCAAGATGTGGTTGTCACTACGCTCTTTTCTCAGG AGACGAGGGCCGCAGCGCTCGGTTGACGTCATTGTTTCCACTATCTTCCTCTTAGCCCTTtccttttcattcatcatttgtgCCCAG CTTCTGCACAGCCACAACACATTCCTAGAGTCTATGACAAATTGGGAGCTGATGGTGTGGGGCTCCTCCCTCATCCTCTTTCTGTTACGGCTGGCCACGCTGGGCTCCGAGACCAACTGCAAATACAGCAACTCCTCAGTACTGCTCACGGAGCAG ATCAATTTGTATCTCAAGATGGAGAAAAAGCCCAATAAGAAAGAAGAACTCAATATAGTGAACAATGTTTTGAAACTAGCTACAAAACTGATGAAG GAGCTGGATACTCCATTCAGACTGCTCGGTCTGACTGTGAACCCTCTGATCTACAACATCACCAGAGTGGTCATCCTGTccgctgtgtctgctgtggtcAGCGACCTGTTCGGCTTCAACATCAGA CTGTGGAAAATTAAGtcttaa
- the pfkfb2b gene encoding 6-phosphofructo-2-kinase/fructose-2,6-bisphosphatase 2 isoform X2 — protein sequence MSSTQIDNISANSEAKKTDLRMNEKKCSWASYMTNSPTVIVMIGLPARGKTYMSKKLTRYLNWIGVPTKVFNLGVYRREAVRAYKSYDFFRHDNEEAMKIRKQCALVALQDVKAYLTKEGGQIAVFDATNTTRERRDLILSFVKENSFKVFFVESVCDDPEVIAANILEVKVSSPDYPERHRERVMDDFLKRIECYKVTYQPLDPDDYDKDLSFIKVMNVGRRFLVNRVQDYIQSKIVYYLMNIHVHSHSIYLCRHGESNHNVEGRIGGDSELSPRGKQYAHALRDFIEEHKLSDLKVWTSQLRRTIQTAEELGVPYEQWKILNEIDAGVCEEMTYELIQKTFPEEFALRDQDKYHYRYPGGESYQDLVQRLEPVIMELERQGNVLVICHQAVMRCLLAYFLDKSAEDLPYMKCPLHTILKLTPVAYGCKVEMFYLNVEAVNTHRDRPLESLCEGIDFDSPEETRGCVRF from the exons ATGTCAAGCACACAGATAGACAACATCTCTGCAAACTCTGAAGCGAAGAAAACAGACCTGAGAATGAATGAGAAGAAATGCT CGTGGGCTTCCTATATGACTAATTCCCCAACAGTGATCGTAATGATCGGCCTGCCTGCAAGAGGGAAGACGTACATGTCAAAGAAACTCACACGTTACCTCAACTGGATCGGAGTCCCAACTAAAG tgtttaactTAGGCGTGTACCGCAGAGAGGCTGTCAGAGCTTATAAGTCCTATGACTTCTTCCGCCACGACAATGAGGAGGCCATGAAAATCAGGAA GCAGTGTGCTTTGGTAGCTCTGCAGGATGTGAAGGCATACTTGACGAAGGAGGGAGGTCAGATCGCG GTTTTTGatgcaacaaacacaacaagagaACGACGAGACCTCATTCTGTCTtttgtgaaggagaattcattcAAG GTGTTCTTTGTGGAGTCAGTGTGTGACGACCCAGAGGTTATTGCTGCTAATATTCTG GAAGTGAAAGTGTCCAGTCCTGACTAccctgagagacacagagagagagtaatGGATGACTTCCTCAAGCGAATTGAGTGCTACAAGGTTACGTACCAACCATTAGACCCTGATGATTATGACAA GGACCTGTCTTTCATCAAGGTGATGAATGTGGGCCGACGTTTCCTAGTGAACCGGGTGCAGGACTACATCCAGAGTAAGATTGTCTACTACCTCATGAACATCCATGTGCACTCTCACTCCATCTACCTGTGTCGGCACGGAGAGAGCAACCACAACGTCGAAGGCCGCATCGGAGGAGACTCCGAGCTTTCTCCTCGAGGGAAACAG TACGCCCATGCCCTGCGAGATTTTATTGAGGAgcacaaactgtcagatttGAAGGTGTGGACGAGCCAACTGAGAAGAACCATCCAGACAGCGGAGGAGCTGGGGGTTCCTTATGAACAGTGGAAGATACTCAACGAGATTGATGCT ggtgtgtgtgaggagatgACTTACGAGTTGATCCAGAAGACATTCCCAGAGGAGTTTGCTTTGAGAGACCAGGACAAGTACCACTATCGCTATCCAGGAGGAGAG tCATACCAAGACCTTGTTCAACGTTTGGAGCCAGTTATCATGGAGTTAGAGAGACAGGGCAACGTGTTGGTCATTTGCCACCAGGCTGTGATGCGCTGTCTGCTAGCTTACTTCCTGGACAAGAGTGCAG AAGATCTGCCGTACATGAAATGTCCGCTCCACACAATACTCAAGCTAACACCCGTTGCATATG GTTGTAAAGTGGAAATGTTTTATCTTAATGTGGAGGCAGTAAACACACACCGAGACCGGCCTCTT